From Vidua macroura isolate BioBank_ID:100142 chromosome 5, ASM2450914v1, whole genome shotgun sequence, the proteins below share one genomic window:
- the BHLHE41 gene encoding class E basic helix-loop-helix protein 41: MDEGISRLPERQLLEHRDFIGLDYPALYMCKPKRGVKRDESKETYKLPHRLIEKKRRDRINECIAQLKDLLPEHLKLTTLGHLEKAVVLELTLKHLKALTALTEQQHQKIIALQNGERSMKSPVQADLDAFHSGFQTCAKEVLQYLSRFESWTPREQRCAQLLGHLHSISSQFLPGPQLFSPPPGPLSKGSSSSSSPPAPPCAPGHKPEGQANCVPVIQRTHAAELSAETDTDTDSGYGGEGEARPERGPAAAAGGALPALAIKQEPSGDEVPPAPKRLKLDRGGSPMPGPPGLATRGAEVAAAAAAAALVRPDAALLGSLMALGAGGGGAPFGQPAAAPFCLPFYFISPSAAAAYMQPFLDKSSLEKYLYPAAPIPLLYPGIPAQAAAAAAAAASFPCLSSVLGPEKAAAAATGLPPTPHLPHPFAAAAEPGEEPEPAAAEEPGAEGP, encoded by the exons ATGGATGAAGGAATCTCCCGCTTGCCAGAGAGGCAGCTACTGGAGCATAGGGATTTTATAGG gctggactACCCTGCCCTGTATATGTGCAAACCCAAAAGAGGCGTGAAGAGGGACGAGAGCAAG GAAACGTACAAACTGCCACATAGACTGATAGAAAAGAAGAGGCGAGACAGGATAAACGAATGCATTGCCCAGCTGAAGGATTTACTGCCCGAGCATCTGAAACTAACG ACGCTGGGACACCTGGAGAAAGCGGTGGTGCTGGAACTGACTCTGAAGCACTTGAAAGCGCTAACAGCCttaacagagcagcagcaccagaagaTAATTGCTTTGCAGAATG GGGAGCGGTCCATGAAGTCTCCGGTGCAGGCCGACCTGGACGCCTTCCACTCGGGCTTTCAGACGTGCGCGAAGGAAGTGCTGCAGTACCTCTCCCGCTTCGAGAGCTGGACCCCCCGCGAGCAGCGATGCGCGCAGCTCCTCGGCCACCTGCACTCCATCTCGTCGCAGTTCCTCCCCGGCCCTCAGCTCTTCTCCCCGCCACCGGGCCCCCTCAGCAAGggatcctcctcctcttcctccccacccGCCCCCCCCTGTGCGCCGGGCCACAAGCCGGAGGGCCAGGCTAACTGCGTGCCCGTCATCCAGCGGACTCACGCCGCCGAGCTCAGCGCCGAGACcgacacggacacggacagcGGCTACGGCGGGGAGGGCGAGGCGCGCCCCGagcgcggccccgcggcggcggccggcggaGCGCTGCCCGCCCTGGCCATCAAGCAGGAGCCGTCGGGGGACGAGGTGCCCCCCGCGCCCAAGCGGCTGAAGCTGGACCGCGGCGGGAGCCCCATGCCCGGCCCGCCGGGGCTGGCGACGCGGGGAGCCGaggtggcggcggcggcagcggcggccgcgCTGGTCCGACCTGACGCCGCCCTGCTGGGCTCGTTGATGGCCCtgggggcgggcggcggcggggcccccTTTGGACAGCCGGCGGCGGCCCCTTTCTGTCTGCCCTTCTACTTCATCTCCCcctcggccgccgccgcctACATGCAGCCCTTCCTGGATAAAAGCAGCCTGGAGAAGTATCTCTACCCCGCCGCCCCCATCCCTCTCCTCTACCCGGGCATCCCGGCCCAGGCGGCCGCCGCTGCGGCTGCCGCCgcctcctttccctgcctctcctccgTGCTTGGCCCCGAgaaggcggcggcggccgccacCGGGCTGCCCCCGACGCCCCACCTCCCTCACCCCTTCGCTGCCGCCGCCGAGCCCGGCGAGGAGCCCGAGCCcgcagctgctgaggagcccGGCGCCGAGGGCCCGTGA